From Desulfomonilia bacterium, the proteins below share one genomic window:
- a CDS encoding thrombospondin type 3 repeat-containing protein gives MKRFFTYTIICALFAVMLMGASSCNFMTLKVFTNNSACETATATMILSYYKGTMIGIPQTFTFYDPGFGPYTAPDPNASSYNFLPSLDYIITVQDPGNGLTAPAGISIPKIKASGNVEVYAPFRYKDADSALVVWSLDGNGLNYATDGAGSTVNALNIPAEGISWISYTNPTVVFPEGSRDHNGIKINNSATTSPSAVIDFTGAKGVTIEMWINADAVSGNAFNLFQIGDSMSGYFDSNGISFTAGSTTIAAESTLSSGVWYHVAFLYSNAAMKIYFNGREVASAIVVPTGLTPTGSTQVYVGGNATAPSVNLSLDEVKIFAYAARQINISYDALIVPEDTDKDGIWNSIDNCPNMANPDQMDTDHDGYGNACDNDDDGDGVPDSSDNCPLYPNINQLDSDGDGLGNACDNCPFVANPLQEDYDGDGVGDVCDNCPTMFNPGQEDTDHDGIGDICDQN, from the coding sequence ATGAAAAGATTTTTTACATATACCATTATCTGTGCGCTCTTTGCCGTAATGCTGATGGGTGCGAGTTCCTGTAACTTCATGACATTGAAGGTTTTTACAAATAACAGCGCCTGTGAAACTGCGACTGCGACAATGATTTTATCTTATTATAAAGGCACCATGATTGGAATACCGCAAACATTTACATTTTACGATCCGGGGTTTGGGCCATACACCGCACCGGATCCCAATGCATCGTCATACAATTTTTTACCTTCACTGGACTATATTATCACAGTTCAGGATCCGGGCAATGGTTTAACGGCTCCGGCCGGAATCTCCATTCCGAAGATAAAGGCATCCGGTAATGTAGAGGTTTATGCACCCTTCAGATATAAGGATGCGGATTCTGCACTGGTGGTCTGGAGCCTTGACGGCAATGGGTTGAACTATGCGACAGACGGTGCAGGATCAACGGTGAATGCTTTAAATATACCCGCCGAAGGGATATCCTGGATAAGTTATACCAACCCTACTGTCGTATTTCCTGAAGGTTCAAGAGATCATAATGGTATTAAAATTAACAATAGCGCCACAACATCGCCTTCAGCGGTTATTGATTTCACCGGTGCGAAAGGCGTTACAATTGAGATGTGGATCAATGCAGATGCCGTATCAGGAAATGCATTTAACCTGTTCCAGATCGGTGACAGCATGTCAGGATATTTTGACAGCAATGGAATTTCATTTACTGCGGGTTCGACAACAATAGCAGCAGAATCCACATTAAGCTCCGGGGTATGGTATCATGTTGCATTTTTATACTCGAATGCGGCCATGAAGATTTATTTTAACGGCAGGGAAGTGGCATCGGCAATTGTAGTTCCAACAGGACTTACACCGACAGGCAGTACTCAGGTTTATGTCGGAGGAAACGCAACAGCTCCTTCGGTTAATCTGAGTCTGGATGAGGTCAAGATTTTCGCTTATGCAGCCAGACAGATTAATATCTCATATGACGCACTGATAGTACCTGAAGATACAGATAAAGACGGCATCTGGAATTCAATCGATAATTGCCCCAATATGGCAAACCCGGACCAGATGGATACAGACCATGATGGTTACGGTAATGCATGTGATAATGACGACGATGGTGATGGTGTTCCTGATTCTTCTGACAACTGTCCGCTGTACCCGAATATCAATCAGCTTGACAGCGATGGCGATGGTTTGGGGAATGCCTGCGACAATTGTCCATTTGTAGCAAATCCCTTGCAGGAAGATTATGACGGTGACGGTGTCGGAGATGTATGTGACAACTGTCCGACAATGTTTAATCCGGGACAGGAAGATACCGATCATGATGGTATCGGTGATATCTGCGATCAGAACTGA
- the cysK gene encoding cysteine synthase A, with translation MFSNGVLEQIGNTPIVRLTASTGANIYAKAEYLNPGGSIKDRIALFMIDDALKRGLLDKDTIIAEPTSGNTGIGISLVGGLMGFKVIIVMPENMSQERRKIIRALGAELVLTPAEESIEGSIKKVNEIKEAYGNVFIPNQFENQANPLAHYITTGPEIWMQLGRNVDMFVSGLGSGGTLQGVGKFLKERNPSTKIVAVEPKNVSALLGHEPGLHRIEGIGDGFIPPVLDTSIIDEIVEVDDDDAVETSRLLARKSGLLVGTSSGANVWAATQMAKKYGNQKVIATILADRAERYFSTSLI, from the coding sequence ATGTTTTCAAACGGGGTTCTCGAACAGATAGGAAACACACCGATTGTCAGGCTAACTGCATCTACAGGCGCCAATATATATGCGAAGGCCGAGTATCTGAATCCGGGCGGAAGCATTAAGGACAGGATTGCGCTTTTCATGATCGATGATGCGCTGAAAAGGGGCCTCCTTGATAAAGACACCATAATTGCCGAACCGACTTCAGGCAATACCGGTATAGGCATTTCACTGGTGGGAGGGTTGATGGGGTTCAAAGTTATTATAGTTATGCCTGAAAATATGAGCCAGGAGAGGAGAAAGATTATACGTGCACTGGGTGCTGAGCTTGTACTTACACCTGCTGAAGAAAGCATTGAAGGTTCAATAAAAAAGGTTAATGAAATAAAGGAAGCATACGGAAATGTCTTCATTCCGAATCAGTTTGAAAATCAGGCCAATCCGCTTGCTCATTACATTACGACAGGGCCCGAGATATGGATGCAGCTGGGTCGTAATGTGGACATGTTCGTATCAGGACTCGGAAGCGGCGGAACACTTCAGGGCGTAGGAAAGTTTCTTAAAGAAAGAAACCCTTCAACCAAGATTGTTGCAGTTGAACCGAAGAATGTATCCGCCCTTCTCGGGCATGAACCCGGGCTTCACAGGATTGAAGGCATAGGGGATGGTTTTATACCCCCTGTCCTTGATACATCAATCATAGACGAGATCGTAGAAGTCGATGACGATGATGCCGTTGAAACGTCACGATTACTTGCCAGGAAATCAGGACTCCTGGTGGGTACTTCTTCAGGTGCAAACGTCTGGGCCGCAACGCAGATGGCGAAGAAATACGGAAATCAGAAAGTGATAGCAACGATACTTGCAGACAGGGCGGAAAGATACTTCAGCACAAGTCTTATATAA
- a CDS encoding ABC transporter permease — protein sequence MLRYLLKRLLILIPTFIGITIVCFAVIHLAPGEPTALQSELNPDISKQAIERMKSHYGLDKPVYVQYALWMKNLARLDFGKSISSDERPVWNKIKERLPITIYINILALVLEFLLAIPLGVLSAVKRGSLYDRSVTVVVFIGFSMPGFWLALICMDFFGVRLGWLPISGVISPDFSQLGAAGKIWDVTKHLMLPVFISAFGSLAGLSRYMRASMLEIVKQDYILTARAKGLSEFVVIYRHAMRNAMLPVITILGLSIPGLIGGSVIFESIFAIPGLGQLFYQAIMMRDYNMIMGSLTIGAVLTLLGNLVADIAYSVADPRIRVK from the coding sequence ATGCTCAGATATCTCTTAAAGCGCTTATTAATCCTGATTCCCACTTTCATCGGAATCACTATAGTCTGCTTTGCGGTCATACACCTGGCCCCCGGTGAGCCTACGGCTTTGCAGTCGGAGCTCAACCCTGACATTTCGAAGCAGGCTATAGAACGCATGAAATCACATTACGGGCTGGATAAGCCCGTTTATGTCCAGTATGCCCTTTGGATGAAAAATCTTGCCCGGCTTGATTTCGGGAAGTCGATTTCATCCGATGAAAGGCCGGTATGGAACAAGATAAAGGAAAGGCTGCCAATAACAATTTATATAAATATTTTAGCCCTTGTGCTGGAATTCCTCCTTGCCATACCGCTCGGAGTTCTTTCGGCCGTCAAACGGGGGAGTCTTTACGACAGGTCGGTCACTGTTGTTGTCTTTATAGGATTTTCAATGCCCGGTTTCTGGCTTGCACTTATCTGCATGGACTTCTTCGGCGTGAGATTGGGCTGGCTTCCGATTTCGGGTGTCATATCGCCGGATTTCTCTCAACTGGGGGCGGCGGGAAAAATATGGGACGTAACAAAACACCTTATGCTGCCTGTCTTCATTTCCGCTTTCGGCTCGCTTGCAGGCCTGAGCCGCTACATGCGCGCAAGCATGCTTGAGATTGTTAAGCAGGACTACATCCTGACCGCCAGGGCAAAGGGCTTAAGCGAATTTGTGGTCATTTACAGGCATGCCATGAGAAACGCCATGCTGCCGGTCATAACAATCCTGGGTTTGTCCATTCCGGGGCTTATCGGAGGCAGCGTAATCTTTGAGAGCATATTCGCCATTCCGGGTCTGGGGCAGCTGTTTTACCAGGCCATTATGATGCGGGACTACAATATGATAATGGGAAGCCTAACGATAGGAGCTGTTCTGACTCTGCTCGGAAATCTAGTGGCCGATATCGCATACAGCGTGGCTGATCCGAGGATAAGGGTGAAGTGA
- a CDS encoding glycosyltransferase, whose product MKILENNPMNIQKAELIVGIPSLNEAGTIANVAVQAAIALGEYFPETSSVIINCDNNSTDGTMEAFMNAETGEIPKIYITTPEGIKGKGNNIRNLFKKALALEAKAIVIIDSDIRNISPLWIKKLFEPLLAGFEYVTTLYMRHKYDDLLCSLFTYPMTRCLYGRRVKQPMGGEFGLSAAMVKELLKSPLWNEDVSQFGIDLWMTAIAINEGMQICQVYLGAPKLHHARDYIMEITPLFRQSVSTVFSMMEPFSKGWSITKWSKPTAIFGFDEGEILMPPETMVSREKLYYKFKAGFSDNWDAYRAVLSGENFQKLREIASLEMDSFEMPSSLWARILFDFAIRFNQKTCDRPRAMELLFKMYQGMVLSYVNKTSSMNNMQSQEIVEEICLQLEQTKPYLVDRWKK is encoded by the coding sequence GTGAAGATACTTGAAAACAACCCTATGAATATTCAAAAAGCCGAACTTATTGTCGGGATACCTTCCTTGAATGAGGCAGGGACAATAGCAAACGTTGCCGTTCAGGCGGCAATTGCGCTCGGTGAATATTTTCCGGAAACATCATCAGTAATCATAAATTGCGATAACAACAGCACTGACGGCACAATGGAAGCCTTCATGAATGCCGAAACAGGTGAAATTCCCAAGATATACATAACCACACCCGAAGGTATCAAGGGAAAGGGAAACAATATAAGAAACCTCTTCAAAAAAGCCCTGGCCCTTGAGGCAAAGGCGATTGTGATAATCGATTCGGATATAAGGAATATTTCTCCCTTATGGATAAAGAAGCTCTTTGAACCTCTTCTTGCAGGATTTGAGTATGTGACGACATTGTATATGAGGCACAAGTATGATGACCTTCTGTGCTCGCTCTTTACCTATCCAATGACCAGATGCCTTTACGGCAGAAGGGTGAAACAGCCTATGGGGGGAGAATTCGGCCTGTCTGCGGCAATGGTGAAGGAGCTCCTTAAAAGCCCTCTGTGGAACGAGGATGTTTCGCAGTTCGGCATAGATCTGTGGATGACCGCAATTGCAATAAACGAAGGAATGCAGATTTGCCAGGTTTATCTCGGCGCGCCGAAACTCCATCATGCCAGGGATTATATAATGGAGATTACACCCCTTTTCAGGCAGAGCGTTTCAACGGTTTTCTCAATGATGGAACCGTTCAGCAAAGGGTGGTCAATTACAAAATGGAGCAAGCCTACAGCAATATTCGGTTTTGATGAAGGCGAAATACTTATGCCTCCTGAGACAATGGTGAGCAGGGAAAAGTTGTATTACAAGTTCAAAGCAGGCTTCTCCGACAACTGGGATGCCTACCGGGCAGTGCTTTCGGGTGAAAATTTCCAGAAATTGAGGGAGATCGCATCACTTGAGATGGACAGCTTTGAGATGCCCTCAAGCCTCTGGGCGAGGATTCTTTTCGATTTCGCAATCAGGTTTAATCAGAAGACCTGCGACAGACCCAGAGCAATGGAGTTACTGTTTAAAATGTATCAGGGAATGGTACTGTCGTATGTCAACAAGACATCATCGATGAATAACATGCAGTCTCAGGAGATTGTTGAAGAGATATGCCTGCAGCTTGAGCAGACAAAGCCTTATCTGGTCGACCGCTGGAAGAAATAA
- a CDS encoding response regulator: MAKVLIVDDEKHIRSLYSDELKEEGYEVATAPDGNDIYNLIENEKPDVILLDIKLADSNGLDVLQQIRNRYYNLPVILCSAYGSFKVDIKAIAADAYVVKSADLSELKKRIAQVLEANASLKEA; this comes from the coding sequence ATGGCCAAGGTTCTAATAGTGGATGACGAGAAGCATATCCGGTCACTTTATTCAGACGAACTTAAAGAAGAAGGTTATGAGGTTGCCACTGCTCCAGATGGAAATGATATCTATAACCTTATCGAAAACGAAAAACCCGATGTTATCCTTCTTGATATAAAACTGGCCGACAGCAATGGCCTTGACGTCCTTCAGCAGATAAGGAACAGGTATTATAATCTGCCGGTTATCCTTTGCAGCGCATATGGCAGTTTCAAGGTCGATATCAAAGCCATTGCTGCTGATGCATATGTCGTCAAATCCGCAGACCTGTCCGAACTCAAAAAAAGGATCGCCCAGGTACTGGAAGCAAACGCTTCACTGAAAGAGGCCTGA
- the opp4C gene encoding oligopeptide ABC transporter permease, with protein MGFWKRFLADKLAIAGLAVVLAFFAVSVLASAIAPYDPGRIDVNNILSPPSAEHLLGTDDLGRDVLSRMLYGAGISLKVGFVAVGIAVLIGIILGAVSGYYGGWIDVVIMRLVDIMLCFPSFFLILSVIAFLEPSIFNIMAVIGLTSWMGITRLVRAEFLSLKERDFVLAEKAIGASAPRIIFMHILPNALAPVLVSATLGIASAVLTESALSFLGIGVQPPVPSWGNMLTQGKEVLGVAWWMSVFPGIAILLTVLGYNLLGEGIRDAIDPRLKG; from the coding sequence ATGGGATTCTGGAAGCGTTTTCTGGCTGACAAACTGGCCATAGCGGGACTTGCTGTGGTTCTTGCATTTTTTGCCGTGTCTGTCCTTGCTTCGGCCATTGCGCCATATGATCCGGGCAGGATCGATGTGAACAATATCCTATCACCGCCATCGGCAGAGCACCTTCTCGGTACCGACGACCTTGGAAGAGACGTGTTATCCAGGATGCTTTACGGTGCCGGGATTTCGCTTAAAGTGGGGTTTGTAGCGGTCGGCATCGCCGTCCTGATAGGAATAATCCTGGGAGCGGTTTCGGGATATTACGGCGGATGGATAGATGTTGTAATAATGCGTCTGGTGGATATCATGCTGTGCTTTCCGTCATTTTTTCTTATCCTTTCCGTGATAGCTTTTCTGGAGCCGAGCATTTTCAACATTATGGCGGTTATCGGGCTTACGTCGTGGATGGGCATAACAAGACTGGTGCGTGCTGAATTCCTTAGCCTGAAGGAACGCGATTTCGTACTTGCGGAAAAGGCTATCGGGGCTAGTGCTCCGAGGATTATCTTCATGCATATCCTTCCCAATGCCCTGGCGCCCGTGCTTGTATCTGCAACACTGGGCATCGCAAGTGCTGTCCTTACAGAAAGTGCGCTCTCGTTTCTGGGAATCGGCGTTCAGCCGCCCGTACCCAGCTGGGGTAATATGCTGACACAGGGGAAGGAAGTGCTTGGCGTGGCCTGGTGGATGTCCGTGTTTCCCGGGATAGCGATTTTGCTTACAGTGCTCGGGTATAACCTTCTTGGAGAGGGCATCAGAGACGCCATTGATCCAAGGCTGAAGGGATGA
- a CDS encoding PHP domain-containing protein codes for MDKADLHVHTKASDGDLTPEEIVELAGKRELLAIAVTDHDTMTGVPQALQTGRKLGVNVIPGIEISAVYDPGTLHMLGYFKEFPAGLEDDLEKIQKGRLDRFPRIIERLNSIGFDITIEDVSSIAGNAQIGRPHIAKALIKKSYVKDFDEAFDKYLGKGKPAYVEKEKLTWEETIGLIRKHEGISVLAHPFTLELESGGLKNLIIRMKTSGLSGMEVYYPEHTYEQTKLYKAIAEEAGLILTGGTDFHTHDRGALLGDCGIGEECLKIILDHLDYH; via the coding sequence ATGGACAAAGCGGATCTTCATGTGCATACAAAGGCCTCCGATGGAGACCTGACTCCGGAAGAAATTGTAGAACTGGCCGGAAAAAGAGAACTCCTTGCAATAGCCGTTACAGACCACGATACTATGACTGGTGTGCCACAGGCCTTGCAGACAGGCAGGAAGCTTGGTGTAAATGTCATTCCCGGTATAGAGATAAGCGCGGTGTATGATCCGGGAACACTTCATATGCTGGGCTATTTCAAAGAGTTCCCGGCAGGTCTTGAAGATGATCTTGAGAAAATCCAGAAGGGCAGGCTCGATCGGTTTCCCAGGATAATCGAAAGGCTCAACAGTATCGGATTTGATATAACCATTGAGGATGTAAGCAGTATCGCAGGTAATGCACAGATAGGAAGGCCCCATATAGCCAAGGCTCTTATAAAAAAGTCATATGTGAAAGATTTTGACGAGGCCTTTGACAAGTATCTGGGAAAAGGAAAACCCGCCTATGTTGAAAAGGAAAAGCTCACATGGGAAGAGACAATAGGGCTTATAAGAAAGCATGAGGGAATATCCGTACTGGCCCATCCCTTTACGCTTGAACTTGAAAGCGGTGGATTGAAAAATCTTATTATCCGCATGAAGACGTCGGGTTTGAGCGGTATGGAGGTCTATTATCCTGAGCATACGTATGAACAGACAAAACTGTATAAAGCAATTGCCGAAGAAGCTGGGCTTATCCTGACAGGCGGTACTGATTTCCATACCCATGATAGAGGGGCATTGCTTGGCGATTGCGGAATAGGCGAAGAATGCCTGAAAATTATTCTTGATCATCTCGATTATCACTGA